In Candidatus Defluviilinea proxima, a single genomic region encodes these proteins:
- the bcp gene encoding thioredoxin-dependent thiol peroxidase has translation MPISSGIPAPEFEMYDDTNTLRKLSDFRGKNVVLYFYPKDDTPGCTTEACNFRDDYSAYEKANVVILGVSPDNVASHVKFKKKFDLPFPLLSDEGHKVCDQYQVWGPKKFMGKAYEGVLRTTFLIDGNGTIVKVFENVRPAEHSNEVLSAFNEAS, from the coding sequence ATGCCAATTTCGTCCGGAATACCTGCCCCTGAGTTTGAAATGTACGATGATACAAATACGCTTCGCAAGCTTTCCGACTTTCGCGGAAAGAACGTTGTATTGTATTTCTATCCCAAAGATGACACTCCAGGGTGTACGACAGAAGCCTGCAACTTCCGTGACGATTATTCTGCATACGAGAAAGCCAATGTCGTTATTTTAGGTGTCAGCCCAGATAATGTGGCATCTCATGTTAAGTTCAAGAAAAAATTTGACCTTCCTTTTCCTCTGTTGTCAGATGAAGGCCATAAGGTCTGTGATCAATATCAAGTGTGGGGCCCAAAGAAATTCATGGGGAAAGCATACGAAGGTGTTTTGCGAACAACTTTCCTGATCGATGGTAACGGAACCATCGTCAAGGTGTTTGAGAACGTACGTCCCGCTGAGCATAGTAATGAAGTGCTTTCAGCGTTTAATGAGGCTTCTTAG
- a CDS encoding heme-copper oxidase subunit III, producing the protein MLGQGVLIFVYLGILTLLEFGIAVTFDSVTVLVLVALVKAGLVVYYYMHVYQLSTDSEGDHDSYEYKTGTNRLGLWLFLVSDAFVFAGLLVMRMNLLGLTRPNLNQTLGLVVTGVLLVSSFFMNRGETMMKNGDRQGFLNSTLITFILGLGFLIGVIFVEWRLAAHEGLTPSSSTAGAAFYMMTGMHAFHVFTGLVFLAIVWLNGRKGLYDEKHYPVEAATIYWHFIDVVWIFFYPALYLIGKVLV; encoded by the coding sequence ATGCTGGGGCAGGGCGTACTTATTTTCGTCTACCTCGGCATCCTGACCTTGCTTGAGTTTGGCATCGCTGTCACCTTTGATTCGGTTACGGTTTTGGTGCTTGTAGCGCTCGTGAAGGCGGGGTTGGTTGTTTACTATTACATGCATGTTTACCAGTTGAGCACCGATAGCGAAGGTGACCACGACTCGTACGAGTACAAAACTGGCACCAACCGACTAGGACTTTGGCTGTTTCTGGTCTCAGACGCCTTTGTTTTTGCCGGGTTGTTGGTCATGCGCATGAACTTGCTTGGCCTTACCCGCCCGAACTTGAATCAAACACTTGGCTTGGTAGTGACAGGCGTACTCCTCGTCTCGTCCTTTTTCATGAACCGTGGCGAGACTATGATGAAGAATGGCGACCGTCAAGGTTTTCTCAACAGCACCTTGATCACATTCATTCTCGGTCTTGGCTTTTTGATCGGCGTGATTTTTGTCGAATGGCGTCTTGCGGCGCATGAGGGTCTGACGCCTTCATCGAGCACTGCTGGTGCCGCCTTCTACATGATGACGGGTATGCACGCCTTCCATGTTTTTACAGGTTTGGTCTTCCTTGCCATCGTATGGCTTAATGGTCGAAAAGGTTTGTACGACGAAAAACATTACCCCGTCGAAGCGGCCACGATCTACTGGCACTTCATAGATGTGGTGTGGATCTTCTTCTACCCTGCGCTGTACCTCATAGGAAAAGTACTGGTGTAA
- a CDS encoding molybdopterin biosynthesis protein — MSVYLHDIPLSQAQARLKQALQDADLWRVLGAEVIPLNENALGRVTSEPVWAKMSSPHYHASAMDGFAVRAVKTNGAMPSTPVTLELGSDAEYVDTGDPLPGWANAVIPIENVESLDEHGNITKEIRDPASIRIRASVAPWSHVRPLGEDIVATQLVLSAGHILKPADLGAIAAAGHQEINVARKPKVAILPTGTELVPIGSKLKAGDILEYNSLVLAAQVKAMGGEPTRYPITKDDFGLICQRVEEAAQEHDLVLLNAGSSAGAEDFSAKVVESLGTLLVHGVAVRPGHPVILGTIDRRRQTMVNGPSSIVPIVGVPGYPVSAALTIDIFVEPLIATWLGRRPNELATETALLTRKIVSPAGDDDFVRVAVGKVGDKLLAAPLSRGAGVITSLVQADGLALIPSGTQGMEAGEKVQVRLYRSKAEIERTILAIGSHDLTLDLMAQFLAERDRRLASANVGSQGGLIALRRGEAHFAGSHLLNPETGEYNISYIRQYMPNIPVTVVALVGREQGLIVSKGNPKRINALSDLIRPEVQFVNRQRGAGTRVLLDYHLNLMTISSNSIEGYLQEEYTHLGVAASVASGRADCGLGIAAAAQALDLDFIPLFQERYDLVIPKQFADDELLTPLFGLLADSAFRKAVSQLTGYDVSVMGTIILED, encoded by the coding sequence ATGTCTGTTTACCTCCACGACATCCCTCTCTCCCAAGCTCAAGCACGCTTGAAGCAAGCCCTTCAAGATGCAGACTTGTGGCGTGTGCTTGGCGCAGAAGTGATCCCTCTCAACGAAAATGCATTGGGGCGTGTCACATCCGAACCAGTTTGGGCAAAGATGTCTTCGCCGCATTATCACGCCTCCGCCATGGACGGGTTTGCCGTCCGCGCGGTGAAGACGAATGGAGCGATGCCGTCCACGCCGGTAACGCTTGAACTGGGAAGTGATGCTGAATATGTGGATACCGGTGATCCGTTGCCGGGTTGGGCAAATGCCGTCATTCCTATTGAAAATGTTGAATCGCTCGATGAGCATGGGAATATCACTAAAGAAATCCGTGACCCTGCTTCGATCCGTATCCGCGCTTCGGTCGCACCCTGGAGTCATGTCCGTCCGCTTGGTGAGGATATTGTCGCTACACAATTGGTTTTGTCCGCTGGTCACATTCTCAAACCAGCAGATTTGGGTGCCATCGCCGCGGCGGGACATCAGGAAATCAACGTCGCGCGAAAACCGAAAGTGGCAATTCTGCCTACGGGAACAGAACTCGTTCCCATCGGTAGCAAACTCAAAGCGGGAGATATTCTCGAATACAACTCACTCGTCCTTGCGGCGCAAGTCAAAGCGATGGGTGGCGAGCCGACGCGATACCCTATCACTAAAGATGATTTCGGCTTGATCTGTCAACGTGTGGAAGAAGCCGCGCAGGAACATGATCTGGTTCTACTCAATGCAGGTTCCTCAGCAGGCGCGGAAGATTTCTCTGCGAAGGTTGTTGAAAGCCTTGGAACGCTTTTGGTGCATGGTGTTGCCGTTCGCCCGGGGCATCCAGTCATTCTTGGGACGATAGACCGTAGACGACAGACCATGGTCAACGGTCCATCGTCCATCGTCCCGATTGTTGGTGTCCCCGGTTATCCCGTCTCTGCCGCGCTGACTATTGATATTTTTGTTGAGCCTCTCATTGCAACATGGCTTGGGCGCAGACCAAATGAACTGGCAACAGAAACTGCATTGCTCACGCGCAAGATCGTCTCGCCTGCGGGCGATGATGACTTTGTAAGAGTCGCTGTCGGTAAAGTGGGCGATAAACTTCTCGCCGCACCTTTATCACGCGGAGCGGGAGTCATCACGTCACTTGTGCAGGCGGATGGGTTGGCGCTCATTCCAAGCGGCACACAAGGCATGGAAGCGGGCGAGAAGGTGCAAGTCCGTTTATATAGAAGCAAAGCAGAGATCGAACGGACGATCCTTGCCATTGGTTCGCACGATCTCACGCTCGACCTCATGGCACAATTCCTTGCTGAGCGTGATCGCAGGCTTGCCTCTGCGAATGTCGGCTCACAGGGTGGGTTGATCGCACTTCGCCGGGGCGAGGCGCATTTTGCCGGGTCGCATTTATTGAATCCTGAAACGGGCGAATATAACATTTCCTACATTCGTCAGTACATGCCGAACATACCGGTTACGGTTGTTGCGCTGGTGGGGCGTGAACAGGGTTTGATCGTGAGCAAAGGAAACCCAAAGCGAATCAACGCCTTGAGTGACCTCATCAGGCCCGAGGTCCAATTTGTGAACCGACAGCGCGGTGCTGGTACGCGCGTCCTACTTGATTATCATTTGAATTTGATGACAATATCCTCAAACTCCATTGAAGGCTACTTGCAGGAAGAGTATACTCATCTTGGTGTTGCGGCCTCTGTGGCATCAGGCCGCGCCGATTGTGGCCTCGGAATTGCCGCCGCCGCACAGGCTTTGGATCTGGACTTCATCCCGCTCTTTCAGGAGCGCTATGATCTGGTGATCCCGAAACAATTTGCGGATGATGAATTGCTCACGCCTCTTTTCGGACTTTTAGCTGACTCAGCATTCCGAAAAGCCGTCTCTCAACTGACGGGATATGATGTGTCTGTGATGGGCACAATAATTTTGGAGGATTAA
- a CDS encoding SCO family protein, translating to MDRKTLLVGLAVFLLIGLTIVGVTVFGKPDLFRGTTYGEPYPVAPEFTLVQENGTSLQLSAMRGKIVILFFGYTSCPDVCPTTLAELNQALGLLSKDDAEQVQVVFVTVDPQRDTPQRVQEYVNHFNSSFIGLSGTEDELSKTWKAYGVFREVVDSPSAAGYLVNHTARTTTIDRDGHMRVSYIFGTPVDDIVHDLNLLLQEGK from the coding sequence ATGGATAGAAAAACATTGTTAGTAGGGTTGGCTGTATTTTTGTTGATCGGCTTGACTATTGTTGGGGTGACTGTTTTTGGCAAGCCCGATTTATTTCGCGGAACAACCTATGGCGAACCGTATCCTGTTGCACCAGAGTTTACATTGGTCCAGGAGAATGGAACCAGCCTCCAGTTAAGTGCGATGCGTGGGAAGATCGTCATTCTTTTCTTTGGGTATACCTCCTGCCCGGATGTATGTCCCACCACATTGGCGGAACTAAATCAGGCACTGGGGCTATTGAGTAAAGATGATGCCGAACAAGTACAAGTTGTTTTTGTGACGGTTGACCCACAACGTGATACGCCCCAACGTGTACAAGAGTATGTCAACCATTTCAATTCCAGTTTTATCGGCTTGAGCGGGACAGAAGATGAACTCTCGAAAACATGGAAGGCGTACGGTGTTTTTCGCGAGGTGGTTGATAGCCCGTCTGCGGCTGGGTATCTTGTAAATCATACTGCACGCACCACAACGATCGATCGCGATGGGCACATGCGTGTCTCGTATATTTTTGGAACACCTGTGGACGATATTGTCCATGACCTCAACTTACTCTTACAAGAAGGTAAATAA
- a CDS encoding SURF1 family protein — protein MLLLKMFSRKWLFTTILVFLGTAVCARLGIWQLDRLDQRRAFNAQVESMRAMPLLDLDSAGSDAIETMEWRAVSFTGEYDFENQVALRNQYNGNEYGYHLLTPLLSNGTAVFVDRGWIPADGNSAPADWRKYDEPGVVTVTGQMRLGQTKPAFGGVADALPADGSPLWVWNNGDIEKIAPQMPYPILKIYVQPNVEEADTVPPIPSQPVIELTEGPHMGYALQWFTFATILFVGYPFYLRKQE, from the coding sequence ATGCTCCTGCTTAAAATGTTCAGCCGTAAGTGGCTGTTTACTACGATACTAGTTTTTCTTGGCACGGCTGTGTGTGCTCGCCTCGGCATCTGGCAATTGGATAGGTTGGATCAGCGGCGTGCATTCAACGCGCAAGTTGAGTCCATGCGCGCCATGCCCTTGCTGGATTTGGACTCTGCAGGCTCGGATGCCATTGAAACAATGGAGTGGCGGGCTGTCTCGTTTACCGGGGAATATGACTTCGAGAATCAGGTCGCTTTGCGGAATCAATACAATGGCAACGAGTATGGATACCATCTATTGACCCCGCTTCTTTCCAATGGGACGGCTGTTTTTGTAGACCGAGGCTGGATTCCCGCTGATGGCAATTCGGCGCCCGCAGACTGGCGCAAGTACGATGAGCCCGGTGTGGTCACGGTCACAGGGCAGATGCGGCTTGGGCAGACCAAACCTGCTTTCGGTGGCGTAGCAGACGCGTTGCCTGCGGACGGGAGTCCGCTTTGGGTGTGGAATAACGGCGATATCGAGAAGATCGCGCCTCAGATGCCGTATCCCATTTTGAAAATTTATGTTCAACCGAATGTAGAAGAAGCAGATACTGTGCCACCGATCCCTTCGCAACCTGTGATCGAGTTGACCGAAGGCCCGCATATGGGGTACGCGTTACAGTGGTTCACATTTGCCACGATCTTGTTTGTGGGGTATCCGTTTTATTTGAGGAAACAGGAATGA
- the coxB gene encoding cytochrome c oxidase subunit II: protein MRHFVIVGILVLVAGVLTYMGLSAAGLMPIEASAQAVPIDWLWDLQIKAMSFLFALIVVPMIYSFVVFRRRKGETGEGEHFEGNTNLEIAWTVLPLVVVVIMAYIGAGNLAQTRVSDPNALVVNVTGSQWTWRFEYPDTGVISDELHVPVGKQVLLKMTSRDVIHSFWVPEFRVKQDLVPGRTTELRVTPTLIGTYAVRCAELCGTSHAYMEKPVIVSSQADFDTWMGEQAVLAAEAAQTPEGRGKALVAANGCAACHSVDGTTGIGPTWLGLAGEPVKLSDGSSVEADDAYLAESIKAPQAKIVSGYENQQMIQFNLTDEQIADIIAYIKTLK from the coding sequence ATGCGACATTTTGTGATTGTGGGAATTTTGGTCCTTGTAGCGGGGGTTCTCACGTATATGGGTTTGAGTGCGGCGGGGTTGATGCCAATCGAAGCAAGCGCTCAAGCTGTACCGATCGATTGGCTTTGGGATCTGCAGATCAAAGCGATGTCCTTCCTTTTTGCTCTCATTGTTGTCCCCATGATTTACAGCTTCGTAGTTTTTCGAAGACGTAAAGGGGAAACTGGGGAAGGCGAACACTTTGAAGGGAATACCAATCTTGAGATCGCCTGGACAGTTCTGCCATTGGTCGTAGTAGTGATTATGGCGTATATCGGGGCGGGTAATCTCGCGCAAACACGTGTTTCTGATCCCAATGCGTTGGTCGTCAATGTGACGGGCAGTCAGTGGACGTGGCGATTTGAATATCCTGATACCGGTGTGATCTCAGATGAATTACATGTTCCGGTGGGAAAACAGGTTCTTTTGAAGATGACATCCCGGGATGTCATTCATTCATTTTGGGTTCCTGAATTCCGCGTCAAGCAGGACCTCGTGCCTGGTCGTACAACCGAACTTCGCGTCACACCGACACTGATCGGCACCTATGCAGTGCGTTGTGCCGAGTTATGCGGTACATCTCATGCTTACATGGAAAAACCGGTGATCGTCTCATCGCAAGCCGACTTCGACACGTGGATGGGTGAGCAGGCAGTTCTTGCGGCTGAAGCGGCTCAAACTCCGGAAGGACGTGGTAAGGCTTTGGTGGCGGCAAATGGATGTGCGGCATGTCACTCGGTGGATGGCACTACGGGCATTGGCCCCACATGGCTTGGGCTGGCTGGTGAACCAGTTAAATTGTCCGACGGCTCCTCTGTGGAAGCAGATGATGCCTATCTGGCCGAATCGATCAAAGCGCCTCAGGCCAAGATCGTATCTGGTTATGAAAACCAGCAAATGATCCAGTTCAACCTTACGGATGAGCAGATCGCTGACATCATTGCTTATATAAAGACGCTGAAATAA
- a CDS encoding cbb3-type cytochrome c oxidase subunit I translates to MDDWVKWARGIDTLEHHEDVPGWEKYFGVSLDHKVIGIQYTITALFLISVGGLFALIFRTELAASGLQFLNVDMSLFGQNGPQLYNTLMSLHGMIMIVSILLGISGIINFAVPLLVGAHDMAFPRMNAFAYWVSVPATVLLLMSLVLGGFDTGWTGYPPLSAKAPVGMQMFFLGVFTAGWSSILGALNVIATVIRMRAKGMTAWRLPIFVWASVATSIIALTATQLIGLAFQLVMFQRLLGMGFFDPAKGGNPVLFQHLFWFYSHPAVYVFVLPGLGIISEFLPVFVRKPLFGYRWIAMSSLGIALVGFVVWAHHMFTSGMNEYLRVPFMYSTLLVAVPTGVKFFSWVATIWKGKITLPTPMLFVVGAIFVFLLGGLTGPPNATVSVDLHLHDTYFIVGHFHDTIFGGFVFPFFAAIYYWFPKATGRRMNEFWGKVHFWLMTPSFLFLTFGMMRIGLLGMRRRIADYDPALGFDFTHLLLTIFAFGIALSVLIFFINFFNSIKNGEKAEGNIWNSRSPEWQVPSPMPVHNYDVPFEVVGEPYDYGLPGSKYVEFISADGGKKH, encoded by the coding sequence ATGGATGACTGGGTCAAGTGGGCACGTGGTATTGATACGCTTGAACATCATGAAGATGTGCCGGGTTGGGAAAAGTATTTTGGCGTTTCCCTCGACCATAAAGTGATCGGTATTCAATACACGATCACAGCTTTGTTCCTGATCTCGGTCGGTGGTTTATTCGCCTTGATATTCCGCACCGAGCTTGCCGCTTCTGGCTTGCAGTTCCTGAACGTGGATATGAGTCTCTTCGGCCAGAACGGACCGCAACTTTACAATACATTGATGTCCCTGCACGGCATGATCATGATCGTTTCGATCTTGCTGGGCATCTCCGGTATCATCAACTTTGCTGTTCCGCTGTTGGTCGGCGCGCATGATATGGCCTTCCCACGCATGAATGCATTTGCCTACTGGGTCTCTGTTCCTGCGACAGTGCTCTTGTTGATGAGCCTCGTGCTTGGCGGTTTTGACACAGGCTGGACGGGTTATCCTCCGCTTTCCGCTAAAGCTCCGGTTGGCATGCAAATGTTCTTCCTCGGTGTGTTCACTGCGGGTTGGTCGTCCATCTTAGGTGCGTTGAATGTGATCGCAACCGTGATCCGTATGCGTGCCAAAGGCATGACTGCTTGGCGTTTGCCCATTTTTGTTTGGGCGTCCGTTGCCACGTCAATCATCGCGTTGACCGCTACTCAGTTGATCGGTCTTGCGTTCCAGTTGGTGATGTTCCAGCGTCTGTTGGGAATGGGCTTCTTTGATCCTGCGAAGGGCGGCAATCCTGTTCTCTTCCAACATCTTTTCTGGTTCTACTCGCACCCAGCTGTGTACGTGTTCGTGCTCCCCGGCTTGGGTATCATCTCGGAGTTTTTACCGGTCTTCGTCCGCAAGCCATTGTTCGGATATCGCTGGATTGCCATGTCGTCACTTGGTATTGCGCTGGTCGGCTTTGTAGTGTGGGCGCATCATATGTTTACTTCCGGCATGAATGAATACCTGCGTGTGCCGTTCATGTACAGTACATTGCTTGTGGCCGTTCCTACTGGTGTAAAGTTCTTCTCGTGGGTTGCCACGATTTGGAAGGGCAAGATCACACTTCCTACACCGATGTTGTTCGTGGTGGGAGCCATCTTCGTCTTCTTGCTTGGTGGTTTGACAGGTCCCCCAAATGCTACAGTCTCTGTTGACTTGCACTTACACGATACCTACTTCATCGTAGGCCACTTCCACGATACGATTTTCGGCGGATTTGTCTTCCCGTTCTTTGCCGCGATCTATTACTGGTTCCCCAAAGCGACCGGTCGCCGCATGAACGAGTTCTGGGGTAAGGTTCACTTCTGGTTGATGACCCCCTCATTCCTCTTCTTGACCTTTGGCATGATGCGCATCGGTCTCTTGGGAATGCGCCGCCGTATCGCGGACTATGATCCCGCGCTTGGTTTCGATTTCACACACCTGTTATTGACCATCTTTGCGTTTGGCATTGCCTTGTCCGTTTTGATCTTCTTCATCAACTTCTTCAATAGCATTAAGAACGGTGAAAAAGCGGAAGGCAATATTTGGAATTCGCGCTCTCCCGAGTGGCAGGTTCCTTCGCCGATGCCCGTTCATAACTATGATGTTCCCTTTGAGGTGGTCGGTGAACCGTATGACTACGGTCTGCCCGGTTCGAAGTACGTTGAATTTATTTCCGCTGATGGCGGGAAGAAACACTAA
- a CDS encoding response regulator, translating to MTEGLVIDDNRQTADALVQMLGVLGLKVRVAYGSSAAMSVLGTGFTPQFITLDINMPGVDGTEVLSFLRREPRLTSVPVFVITSDDQPETRNKVMKLGATAMIIKPATIDSLEEALKRQICLHRCLYNEIKTVEEIRRFFVVR from the coding sequence ATGACTGAAGGTTTAGTAATTGACGATAACCGGCAAACGGCCGATGCATTGGTGCAAATGTTAGGTGTGCTGGGACTCAAAGTACGCGTGGCTTATGGTTCGAGTGCGGCCATGTCTGTCTTGGGAACAGGTTTTACACCGCAGTTTATAACCCTCGATATTAACATGCCCGGTGTAGATGGAACTGAAGTGCTTTCCTTTCTTCGACGCGAACCACGGCTGACATCTGTGCCGGTCTTCGTTATCACATCAGATGATCAGCCTGAGACGCGCAACAAAGTGATGAAGTTGGGCGCTACTGCCATGATCATTAAACCTGCCACGATCGATTCTTTGGAAGAAGCTTTGAAAAGGCAAATATGCTTACATAGATGTCTCTATAACGAGATTAAAACCGTCGAAGAAATTCGGCGGTTTTTTGTTGTTCGCTGA